The window gcgctgagcgcactaagcTCAGATCAGTCTCTGTCTTCTGTTTAACTGAAccatcattcccacactttatgtactctatttattctgctgtacaatgaagattagggtcttacaactctcccccacttgaatcggagcgcgtcctcgcgatctaagccatatgacaagagggaaggtaaactaacacgaattctttgggctcctaagtaaactcagaacctttactacgacgccattgaactttaaaagttctcacttctttatttctcaaccttttgaccttctcatcgagtatggcaattggctcctcaatatattctaacttattgtttagctcaatctcgtctaatagtacccaagatgaatcatccgcaagacacttgcggagatgggaaacatgaaatgtattatggatccccgcaagctcttcgggtaattccaaacgatacgcgacttcaccaacacgagctaaaaccttaaatggcccaataaaccgaggagctaactttccccgttttctaaaccgaataatgccttttcatggcgaaaccttaagcatcaccatgtcaccttcttgaaatttgatcattcgcctacgtttgtcggcatacgacttttgtctatcttgagcctttttcaaatgatccctaaTTATATCAATCTTGCTAGTCATCTCtataaccaaatcggtactcccgatttctctttgacccacttcaccccaacaaattggagttcgacacctccgcccataaagcatctcataaggtggcatcccaatactagtatgataactattattgtacgagaattccaccaaaggtaaatgctcatcccaactaccaccgaaatcaataatacacgcccgtaacatatcctccaaggtttgattAGTACAtttagtttgaccgtccgtttgaggatgatacgccgtgcttaattttaattgtgtacccatatcttcgtgaaacttctcccaaaactgagatgtaaaacgggtatctcgatccaaaataatagatataggaaccccgtgtctcgatatcacttccttgatggaCAACTTTGCCAAAGTCTccaatgatatcgcttcccgaatggaaagaaacaaggcactcttggtcaatcgatcaactatcacccaaatcgaatcgaattaggttctcgccgttttaggtaactttgtgatgaaatccatggtaatgtgctcccatttccacttcgggatttctaacggttgtaacttaccatacggcttttggtgttcggctttaacttgcaaacacgtgacacattactcaacatacttaacaacatcacgtttcatgcccgaccaccaataatcctttctcaaatcgagaCACATTTtcatcgcacccggatgaatggaatactttgacttatgtgcttcatcaagtagtactcgtcgataatcccccatcttatgcacccacactcttccttgaaaagacaacaaaccacgcgaacccatagtaatgaattctgattgccccacaattcgttccgcatgcttgttgtgaacgtaagcttcaatttgaatcacaccaagtttttcaagaaaatcgttagtaataatcatacgtaacaatcctaatcgtaacgccgggtggtgactctttagattaacgcatccgcgaccacattcgccttgcccggatgataaagtatttcacaatcataatcttttaccacatccatccacctacgttggcgataattcaaatctcgttgattgaagagatgtttcaaactcttatgatccgaataaatcgtactcttgacaccatacaagtaatggcgccaaattttcaacgcatgcacaactgccgccaactcaagatcatgagtcgaatatctcgtttcgtgttcctttaattgtcgagaggcgtaagcgatgactttacctctttgcattagaacacacccgagcccatttagcgaagcatcacaataaagcgtcatgtcttccgcaccttccggcaacaccaacaccggagcttgacacaacttttcttttaacaattgaaaagcaatttcttgctcgttctcccaaataaacctcgcattcttcctcgtcaatttcgtcaacgaagaagcgatcttagaaaaatcttggataaatcgacgataataaccggccaatccgagaaaacttcgtattttcgtaggcgtagtcggtcgcccccaactcttccccgtctctatcttccccggatctacttgaatgccatctttgttcacaatgtggccaaggaattgaacttcccatagccaaaattcacatttgaatttagcatacaacttctccttccgcaacgtctagAATACACAcctcaaatgatgttcatgttccttcatactcttcgaatagacaagtatgtcgtcaatgaacacaattaccgacttgtccaacataggttggcacactcggttcataagatccatgaatgccgccggtgcattcgtaagaccaaaaggcataactacgaattcaaaatgcccataacgcgttcgaaaagccgttttctcgatgtcttcctcacggacccgcatttggtgatagccggaccgaaaGTCGATTTTAGacaaatacgttgcaccttggagttggtcaaacaaatcgtcaatccgaggcaatggataacgattcttgatcgtcactttgttcaactctcgataatcgatgcacatccgcatactaccatccttcttcttcacgaataaaaccggagccccccatggcgaagcactcggtcggataaaacccttttaaagtagctcttgggtttgatttaataaatcttgcatttccatcggcactaaacgataaggagttttagcaatgggagtagctcccggaaccaactcaatgcgaaattcaacttgtttttccgccggaacacccggtaactcatccggaaaaacgtcttcaaactcatttaccacaggaatttcatgaatgggtggtggctcatcacgagtatcaacaacatgggcaagaaaatccatgccaccactaacaaggaaacgacgtgcccgtgcaaaagtgcatatcggcacaagtcttctacgcttatcaccgtgaataattaactctcccccacttggggtcttcacacaaataaatttttcatggcatgcaatatcggctctattatgatcgagccaatccataccaacaacgatatcaaaatcacccaaagtcatcggaatgagatcgattttaaagttttcggcaccaaacacaacatcacaatttttacacacatcaaccactagcaccgttttgccgtccactatttcgacttctaccggacgacttaacttagctaacagtctattaagtttaggcacaaattttggagacacaaacgacaaatttgcatcgctatcaaatagaattcttgccggattagagttaaccataaaagtacctgagacaacttcgttggattgcttggcttcatcattcgtcaacaaatagttgcgacccctagccgtacccaccgccttctctagacgcttaacattatcgtttggcaaatcgggacactccggcttcttatgcccttctttaccgcaattaaaacaagtgagcttgtttccggaagatggtttcggacaatcacgagccatatgacccgcttgcccataattgtagcacgtataagaaaaaccaccgaaagcgcccttcttcacgctattgacactttcggaacacttcttgttcttgttcttcttgtttgaaaagttagaatgactagaaccttcaaactttcttttagaaaaagtgaaatcacttttcctcggaacctccggctcaaaaccccgatccaactcaaataactcgtcaaaagacttagccgctcctcgactaatcttacccttgaactcatcattcatggtacagtagaaatctttcattagcttgtgctcgtcaccaacatattccggacaaaaaagagtctttgccaagaaggtagacttgagagttaccaagtccattgaaccttgttgcaaattgtgcaactcgtcccggattctatcaagatcggaagaagttcggtattctttaaaaaattccttcttaaactcttcccacgtcaaactcatacattgctccCCACCATATAAggtgattttatcatcccaccacaacttagcttcttcccacaacatactagaaccatacctcaccttcttctcgggaggacattccgcggtacggaaagctccctcgatatcggaaatctaacatgtacttttcaacggatctcgtaccccattaaacatcgggggttgagcatccttgaaatttttgtaatggaagtcccgccttccattcccaccggtACCattacccccttcaccacgaggatgaatgtttctagattctaatgcctcctcgatcgcggcattcattcacttatttatcatttcggttacttgcccatcaaccgactcttggaaaacctttcgaacatcgtcaagaaaatccttttttagccttttaaagatggcctcaaccttggccgtgagttcaatgtcctcactcgtacttccgtcattggtgtcgtgtccatttctcatcttcattctataaaacgaagtaaattaagcaacgaaacgaaaggacttaacacatatgcatatacatatacaccacactaccccatcttgctcaacattcatcgtacatcgcttgtttgacacgatttgaacccgtaacaatggtagctaatcattgttacgcgagcatgtcacattaacttgctagtacaacgtctatctcgcttgatgattgctaacacaacacaaaacaattagcgcaaggttaattcacataaacctaagcactaatcaactcccgttctgacccaaagtcctacaagtcccgcataaagtgcacacacaataaagtctaagtctaggcacctatctcaagtcgcctaaatcccttagaccatgctctgataccacttgtaacaacccaaaccaataactaaCCGAACACGcggaagaaattttttttttttacaacagtagagtgcgccacgcgcaccacctcagggtgcgcggcacgcacaggcctccaatcagttctgtccggttttgcaaattttcaaataaagatctcccacttcccgacatttttagacgaaacgctttttgcaacatgttctaatatgaaaaaatcATACGATTCAAtcagaaaatgagttttacaaaacggggcccacatcggccgttttacgagtttcgtccaaaacatacaagttcgaccctacaagtttaaattccaaacgacactatgagcatggtgtttagggttaaactacccaaatctcggtcaaactccaaaatctataacatccaaaagtgtcccctaacaaacaagcggtatctctaatccaaacgaatgcccttacccttgtcaacgccggagcctataaaaagataaacaacgagagggtaagctaaagcttagtgaatgcaataattatacacatacatatataatatacctacttgcaaacactcatacacataccgcatacatgctagcaacacaattagcttatcatcaatatgaggctaccaacctccaataccacaagctagcataacaatcgcataaatatatataactcgaacaatataatatgctttcgcttacaacataaataaccatggttaaccaatcatacaagggaatggcgctcgcgaaaggccatcggtgttcataacatccattagtgtacttaacaactcgtatcactaaaccctcgggtggcatcttaacacctcgatacttcaccctttaTTTTActtagagtggtgtcttaacacctcgacacttcactcctaggtggcatcttaacacctcgatgcttcacctctaggtggcatcttaacacctcgataattCACCcgccaattacttagagtggcaccttaacacctcgatgcttcactcgtcacgtgaaacatggtgccttaacacttcgacactttacatctcacgctaccacaaataaatacattatatatctacgcatataattattccactcaccttaacgattcggtgacgattttatacttccgcaagcttcaaagcaaagtacctaatataataagtacttcaatcaacacataatctagttggactaaataccaacaattcacttatattcatttaatgacttaatgcattaaatgcccattttcaccaaaaccgcccttaagggtcaagaccaccattaatcacttaaaagctagtgattaaggtctaacaaccctaactataacataattagggtaattcatacccacaaTCCCCAACTAggccaatcattaacccctttgactcatttaaaatcaacacacccatttcgggtcatccactaacccaactaacacccatttaccaattagctaggtgtgctagtaattaactaaccaattaggactcataaacatcaattaccactttgaaaccctaggttagttaccattgagtcttcatgactcaatcttacccaagaacacccaaaatcatcaaatatgggttttatgttcatcactatcccaaaccctaacccttacacaaatttaaaacaaggaaatcaagattagagcttaccactacaaccacaacataGCTAGTAAGTAGATGAACgaatttaatacccgcactttggcccgagaacaacttcttcctcttgaatTTAAGCTTtttcactcaagaaatcacactctctctctaaaattaaagtgaagaagataaggttgttgaaaatggagtgaaatgacaccccaagatctgacctataGTCCTCAAACTCGttcataagtgaaattaccaaaaagcccatcaaaatatctgattaaaataaGCAAAAcctggctacagtgaggagtgcgccacgcgcacccctatgtgtgcgctgagcgcactaagcTCAGACCAGTCTCtgtcttctgtttaactgcaccatcattcccacactttatgtattcTATTTATTCTGCTGtataatgaagattagggtcttacagcgGGGCAATCTTCCCTCTATTTTGAAGAAAGCTATCAATTCCCCCATCGTGAAATTGCCCTTTCAGGACTACTTGGATAGTGTTGGGTCGGCCAATTTCACCCGTGCCGTTAGGTTGATGCAGAAGCATCGTGTTGGTGGGGTTATCTCTTTGCATCCCGAAATTGCTAGGAAGGTGAATCCAGCTGCTCTGGAGTCGGTTCAGGCTACTGAAAAGGCTCTAAAGGAGATTCATTTTGGTAGCTTTGAGGATCTTTGCACCAATGATGATACAACCGTTCAGCAGCTTCTAGATTTTAACTTCTAAAAATTTGTATTGCACAGTTGTGCATTTTTTGGGGTAAACTTGTAATGAATCATGTATAGTTAATGAAATTGTAATTTCAAGTACATTGTGTCGATTTTTCTTGAGTTGAACTAGTTCATATCTTCGTATGTATGCCTAGAATACATTGTgttagttttggcgtgtacaccgtgtagtcacgcgtgtttatgccatctactcattggctGTTTATCAGTATTAACTTGTACCGATGAGGGCTAGGCAATCACCTCTTAAGGGGATACAAAACAACGTGCATGGGGCTTATGTGGATGCCGGAATCCGTTTTGCCGCTAGCCGTTTATAATTGTTTGAACATTATTGTGAATAACATAATGACAAAGTTATTGCAAACGATAAAAAGCTTTTTATTAATTCCTTGAAAAGGAAAAACATACAATCAGTTCTTTTATCACAAGAAAAAGACAAAAATCAAGATGAACGTGAGTTGAGGTGATCAATTTCAATCACGGTATCTATCGAAACCTCAGTTACTTCATTCAGGCACTTTCGTTTTCCTCAACCGCTATCTTGTCTCGGTTGGAACTCTCGCGACTTTCGGTCCTTGAACATTTGAGTGTCGGATTAAAGGTTTTAGCCTTTTCACGCACACCATTAAATGCTTTCTCCCACTCTGACCGGCGACGTCAGCCGGCAATTGCCTTTTCTGCCTTATGAGGTATGTCTGAGCTTCTGCTACCGGGGTGTGCCGTCGGGGAGAAAAAGGTTAGCCTTTTGACGACAAAAACACGATCTTCCTCCATGACATGTGGTGTCCTCCATGATTCGGCATTTTTCCTGTCTTGAATGACTTTATTACCGGGAAAAGGGTGCCGGGTGGATTTAACCGTTACCACGCCTTGCTGGGTTGGGAGCTTGAGTATGCCATGAGCGGTAGACGCTATGGCGCCAAACTTCTTGAAGAATTGTCTTCCTAATATCACATTTATGGCGGTCACAGATGTAACGACGTTAAAGTCGATGACTTTGCTACGGAGGTAAGGTCTAGTGCCCACCGTGACCATTGCCTTAAGCCTACCAATCGTTTCTTTCAGTGCGACCAGAGAATCCAGAGATGATGGCATCAGACTGTCTCATCTTCTTTTTGATACGCTTTGGGAGCCGGGAAAGGCAATGAACATACAACACTTCTACTTCGCTTCCTGTGTCGGTGTACATTTCAGTCAAGGGAAATCCATCTATCAGTCTGGTAATGACTACCGGTTCATCCCAAGAGTATCGTGGCGGCATTCCCGGGAAGGTGATGGTAGCGTCTTTCCAGGAATTTTATCGGGCAAACTCGTCCTTCTGAACATTGATCATGTTAACAACAACTTTATCCTTTGCTTTCTCTCGTTTCTTACCGTCCTTCTTCTGCCAGCTGAATGTTTTGTTGGGATTGGACTTTTTGAACTTTCGTCATGATAGCAAATGATTGAGTTCACCTGCTTTTATTTTGGCAATGATTTCACGTATCAGCGCCTTGCATTCATCGGTGTCATGGCCATTGTCCTCATGGAACTCACAATACTTGTCTGACTTTTGGCCGTCACGCTTTTCCAGTGGTGCCGGAGGAGTAAACTTTGCCTTCACGGATTTCGTTAACAGTATCTCCCTTGGAGTTTTGGAGAGGCTATCGATTAGAGACCCTTTATCATACGGCTTCCGGCTGCTCTTGTCATGCCTATGGCTATCATGACTCTTGCCACGACTGTTGTGATTTTTGCTGTGGCTTTCACTGCGCCTGCTACTGTTATGGCGGTGCCTGCTGTCGCTTCTCCTCTCTTCTTCTCTTTTCCTCTCTTCTCGATGATACCCAGTATGTCTCTCCCTCCTCGAGTGTTGGTATTGCATAGCTACCATTACGGCACCTGCAAATGTACCCGAGATGTTCCAACGGAGTTCTGAGACAAGTGACGGGTGTGCGTCTTTGTCTAAGCACGTGATAAATTCGAAAATCTGATGCGTTTCCGGGAGTCCTGAGATTTTCAGACATTTCAACATATACCTTGTGATGAAGCTTTCGATCTTCTCTCCCCGGTACATTGGGATTTCGTAATCATACAGGTGCGTATACGTGTGTCGGTGGAGGTTCTGATATTGCATGAGGAACTTTTCTCGTAAGTCCGCGAAGCAAGTGATTCCATTAGGTGGTAATTTGGCAAACCACTCCCTGGCAGCCGACTGTAGTACCGTCGGAAAGAGATGACATGCCACCTCGTCACTCCAGTGCTGGGTTTTCATAGCACCCTCAAAGATTTGCAAGAAATCGTCCGGGTTCGTGGTGCCATTATACACCCCCAAAATGACCGGTATGATGATGTTAGCGGGGAGTGTGCAACTGGCGATTCGTTTGCACAACTTTTGGCTAGTAGCTAACGTCTCAACCGGTCGCTTTGCTTTGTTACCGGTGATTAATGCGAAGAGATTTTCAAGTGCTGTCCCCTGGACGGCAGGTTGCGACAGGGAATGTTTGTACGCTGGCGGTGCAGCCTGCACGAGGAGCTCGGTCAACCATGCGTTTGCGGCAGCTTTGTTAGCACCCTCGCCTCCTGCACCGATGCTTAGCATTGGACTGGTTTTTAGAACGTCTCGAGTTTGCGATTGCTGCTTCTCTGCTAGACTGTTATCATTCAGCATGAACTATAGCTTTTCAATCAATTGTTTCTCAACGTTGGctgagatcattttggtgatcatgtCGGTGTCGTTGTGGGACAATCCGATGCCGCTTAATCCACCAGTTTTGAGACCAAGTGTGCCGAGCTTCAACCTATCTCCTCCGAGCGGTGACCCCCCAATGTGTATCCTCGTCATCGGCGGAGACATTCATTTCGTCTCCCGATGCATCTCCAGAGTGAATGTGAGCGATTGAATGCTTTTGTGGTTGAGGTGGCTCCACCGGTGGTGAGCTTCCTTTGTTCAAAGGTGGCTGAACATCGTCGTTCATACCATTCTTGCTTGCCGTTTTGCTACTTGGTTTCACtgtgttgttcgtacctttaggtggtgccatttgatcaaaccaaaattgttAGGTGTgattagatttcgggtttgagtgcttgatttgggagaaATAGagagtcgaatgttttaactccaataattgtgcaaactccGATTtcgaatctggattccaagggcgtaaaacaatcgattgaattacCCTTATTCGATCATAATCGAATAAGCTGAGGATTAATTCCAACGATGATCGGAGCACCGAACGGAATTGGTTTAACGACTGGAGTGATGTTACCGCAATTggtttgggcagagtaacattaatgcatccagtgttgtgtgaatgaaagatcttgtttacgtatttatagatgtttaggagggaatggtgacgtggcacatgtccctttcatggttgtaacgaactttgtcaatcccgattggtgacgtggcacctgtccttttcgtgaggaataacagatcctaacgaacttccctagatttgcgggctgaagtggcatgcaacttgcttgcatgctcaTTCCGTTATCAGGTGATCATTCCGGGACAGAGCGTCTTTTCCGGGatagtgcactttctccgggatAGTGCACTTTCTTCGGGACAACGTGCCTGTCCCGGGAGAATATCTTCGTGCCGGGTTGGAATGCCGTGATGGTACTGACGGCAGGTTGATTCCGGCTGAGGCATCACGatgctctcagtctagccgggtgGGTCTCGCCAAAcacttgttccaagtgtttcttcacagtTATGATTATGATGACTGGCTTCGCAACGCTTGATTATGATTGTCATGACTGGCTGTATGGTGCCGGTTGTGTGTATGTCATCCGGGTTCTCGGTCTTGCCATTTGCCCGGCGTGGTAAAATTTCTGGGATGACGTCAGACGGAAGTCGAGAAAAGAAATACGCATTTCGGGACGCGTAGTACCGGGTAGGATTTTTGCCGAGGCGCTTGCCTGTTTTCGAgatggatcattatgcgtatcattagttTACGCTCCATAATCGTTGGCGGATAAAGCTAATCTTTGGATGAAACTCACGAACTTTGTTGTTACTCATTCGGGTGAATACATTTTTATGGGCGATCGGAACTCGGTTAGAAACTTTGATGAATGTTGTGGATCATTTTGTGCGTTAGATGGTAGACCTTTCAATGAGTTTATAGAATCTAATGCTTTGTACGATGTTCCTTTAGGTGGTCTTCAATACACATGGTGCAATAAATCAGGTAGTAAGTTTATCAAAATTGATCGTTTTCTTATTACTAATAATGTGCTTAATGTGGTGGATGATTTAAAGGGACTTGTCTTACCCCGGGGACATTCGGAACACTCTCCTCTCTAATTGTTTCAAGATAAAGTGGATTTTGGGCCAACGTATTTCAAGATATTAGATTCGTGGTTTGCTCGTTCGGACTTTGACTCCACGTTCGTAATGCTTGAGACATAATCAACGTCGACTCTAATATGGACATTGTAGCTAAATTACGCCTGATGAAAGGTCATTTGAAACATTGGATTCATTCTATCAGATCAACCGAAGTGACAGGGTTGAAAGGGCTCACCAATACgattaatgattttgatattgCTATTGATGCTGGTAGTGCTTCTAACGATAAGATTAATCTTCTAAACAGGCTAGCTGTTGAAAGAGATGAGTTGTCTAAGTTACTTGACCTTGACTCGCTTCGAAAATCGAGAGTTAAATGGGACGTTGAGGGTGATAAAAATTTCAAGTTTTTTCATCGTTCTTTAAAACACAAACGTCGCATCCAACACATTCACGGTTTACTTGTTGATGGGGAGTGGTATGATAATCCTAATGACAATAAATCAAATTTTTTTGATTTTTTAAATGCCAAATTCGATGCTACTTTTACGAAGTGGAGTTTGGTAATGTTAGACCACGTTATCGCCTCTATGATGCCGAGGAAATGTCTCTTGAAGTTGAGTTCGATGATTTGGAGATAAAAAATGCGGTTTGGGATTGTGGTAGTTCCAAGGCCCCGGGACCGGACGGTATTTCGTTTCGTTTTTTAAAACATTTTTGGGATATTTTACATGTTGACTTTTGTAGGGATATTAGAGGTTTTTTCGCTACATCTAATATGCCCCCAGGTGCAATTTCGgcttttttttttctcttattcCAAAGGTGCAGAACCCGGTCCTTATCACTGATTTTCGTCCTATTTCTTTGGTTGGATGCTTCTACAAGATTGTTACTAAAATTTTGACTAAAAGGTTGTTATCAGTCATTGATAAGATTATTAGCCCGGTTCAGTCGACGTTCATTTCGGGCCGCCAGATTCTTGATGGTCCTCTTATGTTAAGTGAAATTATTTCGTGGTACAAGAAAAATCATAATAAGTTGCTTATGTTTAAAGTTGATTTCGAGAAAGCTTACGATTCCATGAATTGGGACTATCTGTTATTTATGCTTTCTTTGTTGGGTTTCGGTTAGAACTGGTGTTCTTGGATAAGGGGTTGCCTCTATTCAGCTAGGACTTCGGTCATAGTTAATAGTTGTCCGACTCGCGAGTTTCCTTTAAAAAGGGGCTTGAGACAGGGCGATCCTCTAAGTCCGTTTCTTTTTATTATCGTAATGGAAGGTCTTCATCTTGCTTTTCATCACGCCATGGAAGCTCGCATCATTCGATGTATTAAGGTTGGGAGGGATACCATTCATCTTTCTCACTTTATTTATGCAGATGATGTCATTATTTTTTCAGATTGGAGTGCTATAGAATTGAACCGTATTTTACTCATCTTAGAGATCTTTTATAAAGTTTCTAGTTTAAGGTTAAATGTTGCTAAAGCTCACGTTTTTGTAATTCGTGTGGCGGATTCTGAGGTTATTTCCATTGCTAATGCCACAGAGGCTCGGGTAGGGACGTTTCCAACTACTTACCTTGTTATGCCTATTGGTTCCAATATGAAATATATCTTTAATTGGGACTTGTTGATTAATAAGTTCCGGTCTAAATTATCTTCATGGAAGGCCAGTCTCATTTCCTCGGGTGGCAGATTGACGTTGGTTAAACCGGTTATGGGgagttgatgtgcgtagaggtgtatacaaaatagttatatttttacaaggaaatactattaaatacgatacaatattacacaagttatttatttatttatagagtggatatacctaaaccttgctacaacacttataggcagtgcacctaatcgtacagtagtgtagtttttagtaagtctggttcgtccacagggaactcgccaagtttaacactatatttttaacaaatttaataatatatatatgtagtattattattataaaaaggggggtttttaccgtttaatgaccggtttgtcgattttaaaactttagttgcagttaaaac of the Rutidosis leptorrhynchoides isolate AG116_Rl617_1_P2 chromosome 5, CSIRO_AGI_Rlap_v1, whole genome shotgun sequence genome contains:
- the LOC139849060 gene encoding uncharacterized protein; the encoded protein is MLNDNSLAEKQQSQTRDVLKTSPMLSIGAGGEGANKAAANAWLTELLVQAAPPAYKHSLSQPAVQGTALENLFALITGNKAKRPVETLATSQKLCKRIASCTLPANIIIPVILGVYNGTTNPDDFLQIFEGAMKTQHWSDEVACHLFPTVLQSAAREWFAKLPPNGITCFADLREKFLMQYQNLHRHTYTHLYDYEIPMYRGEKIESFITRYMLKCLKISGLPETHQIFEFITCLDKDAHPSLVSELRWNISGTFAGAVMVAMQYQHSRRERHTGYHREERKREEERRSDSRHRHNSSRRSESHSKNHNSRGKSHDSHRHDKSSRKPYDKGSLIDSLSKTPREILLTKSVKAKFTPPAPLEKRDGQKSDKYCEFHEDNGHDTDECKALIREIIAKIKAGELNHLLS
- the LOC139849061 gene encoding uncharacterized protein, yielding MEGLHLAFHHAMEARIIRCIKVGRDTIHLSHFIYADDVIIFSDWSAIELNRILLILEIFYKVSSLRLNVAKAHVFVIRVADSEVISIANATEARVGTFPTTYLVMPIGSNMKYIFNWDLLINKFRSKLSSWKASLISSGGRLTLVKPVMGS